Proteins encoded within one genomic window of Bombus pyrosoma isolate SC7728 linkage group LG13, ASM1482585v1, whole genome shotgun sequence:
- the LOC122574238 gene encoding mitochondrial tRNA-specific 2-thiouridylase 1 isoform X1 — MFKKVIVGISGGVDSAVSALLLKNKGFNVTGVFMKNWDIKDETGICQTEEDYEDAQWVCKKLDIPLVEVNFVKEYWNNIFSYLTEQYENGYTPNPDILCNKYIKFDHFFNFARTKLQADAIATGHYVRTSFGSYLEHFKTDTNVSLFQARDPGKDQTFFLCQVPQQALRYSMFPLGEYLKKDVKQIAQKAGLDKVALKRESRGICFVGKRNFQNFISEYISDKPGDFVDLDDGRVVGKHMGFHHWTIGQNIKISGLPAAYYVYKKDINTNNIIVVKGTHNSALYSEFIITGTPYWISSEPEFNSFSRLLNCDLRFQHRDPLVSCTVHKNLKNQLIIQLSQPLRALTEGQFITLYNGEECLGSAVISYCGPSYYSLNQEVKMDHYRRNTETQKQIADASM, encoded by the exons atgtttaaaaaagtaattgtgGGTATATCTGGTGGGGTTGATAGCGCTGTATCAGCACTGcttctaaaaaataaag GATTCAATGTCACCGGTGTATTCATGAAAAATTGGGACATCAAAGATGAGACTGGAATTTGTCAGACTGAGGAGGACTATGAAGATGCACAATGGGTGTGCAAAAAATTAGATATTCCTCTTGTTGAAgtcaattttgtaaaagaatattggaataatatcttttc CTATTTAACAGAACAATATGAGAATGGATATACACCAAATCCTGATATTTTGTGTAACAAGTACATCAAATTCGATCATTTCTTCAACTTTGCACGTACTAAACTTCAGGCTGATGCTATTGCAACTGGACACTATGTCAGAACTAGTTTTGGTTCTTACCTTGAACATTTTAAGACAGatacaa ATGTCAGCTTATTTCAAGCTCGAGATCCAGGAAAAgatcaaacatttttcttgtGCCAAGTACCTCAACAAGCATTAAGATACTCCATGTTTCCCCTTGgagaatatttgaagaaagacGTTAAACAAATTGCTCAGAAAGCTGGATTGGATAAAGTTGCTCTAAAAAGAGAAAGCAGAGGGATATGTTTTGTgggaaaacgaaattttcaaaatttcatatccGAG tacATATCTGACAAACCTGGAGACTTTGTAGACTTGGATGATGGTCGGGTAGTGGGAAAGCATATGGGCTTTCATCATTGGACCATAgggcaaaatataaaaattagtgGTTTACCAGCTGCATACTATGTGTATAAGAAAGATATTAACACAAATAACATCATTGTA gTAAAAGGAACACACAATTCAGCGCTATATtcagaatttataataacagGAACTCCGTATTGGATATCATCAGAGCCAGAATTTAATAGTTTCTCTAGACTATTAAATTGCGATTTGCGCTTTCAACATAGAGATCCCTTGGTATCTTGCAcagttcataaaaatttaaagaatcaGTTAATAATACAGCTTAGTCAACCATTAAGAGCACTTACAGAGGGACAG tttatCACCTTATATAATGGAGAAGAGTGTCTAGGTAGCGCTGTAATCTCATATTGTGGTCCATCGTACTATAGTTTAAACCAAGAAGTAAAAATGGATCATTATCGAAGAAACACCGAGACACAAAAACAGATCGCGGACGCGAGCATGTAG
- the LOC122574238 gene encoding mitochondrial tRNA-specific 2-thiouridylase 1 isoform X2, with the protein MKNWDIKDETGICQTEEDYEDAQWVCKKLDIPLVEVNFVKEYWNNIFSYLTEQYENGYTPNPDILCNKYIKFDHFFNFARTKLQADAIATGHYVRTSFGSYLEHFKTDTNVSLFQARDPGKDQTFFLCQVPQQALRYSMFPLGEYLKKDVKQIAQKAGLDKVALKRESRGICFVGKRNFQNFISEYISDKPGDFVDLDDGRVVGKHMGFHHWTIGQNIKISGLPAAYYVYKKDINTNNIIVVKGTHNSALYSEFIITGTPYWISSEPEFNSFSRLLNCDLRFQHRDPLVSCTVHKNLKNQLIIQLSQPLRALTEGQFITLYNGEECLGSAVISYCGPSYYSLNQEVKMDHYRRNTETQKQIADASM; encoded by the exons ATGAAAAATTGGGACATCAAAGATGAGACTGGAATTTGTCAGACTGAGGAGGACTATGAAGATGCACAATGGGTGTGCAAAAAATTAGATATTCCTCTTGTTGAAgtcaattttgtaaaagaatattggaataatatcttttc CTATTTAACAGAACAATATGAGAATGGATATACACCAAATCCTGATATTTTGTGTAACAAGTACATCAAATTCGATCATTTCTTCAACTTTGCACGTACTAAACTTCAGGCTGATGCTATTGCAACTGGACACTATGTCAGAACTAGTTTTGGTTCTTACCTTGAACATTTTAAGACAGatacaa ATGTCAGCTTATTTCAAGCTCGAGATCCAGGAAAAgatcaaacatttttcttgtGCCAAGTACCTCAACAAGCATTAAGATACTCCATGTTTCCCCTTGgagaatatttgaagaaagacGTTAAACAAATTGCTCAGAAAGCTGGATTGGATAAAGTTGCTCTAAAAAGAGAAAGCAGAGGGATATGTTTTGTgggaaaacgaaattttcaaaatttcatatccGAG tacATATCTGACAAACCTGGAGACTTTGTAGACTTGGATGATGGTCGGGTAGTGGGAAAGCATATGGGCTTTCATCATTGGACCATAgggcaaaatataaaaattagtgGTTTACCAGCTGCATACTATGTGTATAAGAAAGATATTAACACAAATAACATCATTGTA gTAAAAGGAACACACAATTCAGCGCTATATtcagaatttataataacagGAACTCCGTATTGGATATCATCAGAGCCAGAATTTAATAGTTTCTCTAGACTATTAAATTGCGATTTGCGCTTTCAACATAGAGATCCCTTGGTATCTTGCAcagttcataaaaatttaaagaatcaGTTAATAATACAGCTTAGTCAACCATTAAGAGCACTTACAGAGGGACAG tttatCACCTTATATAATGGAGAAGAGTGTCTAGGTAGCGCTGTAATCTCATATTGTGGTCCATCGTACTATAGTTTAAACCAAGAAGTAAAAATGGATCATTATCGAAGAAACACCGAGACACAAAAACAGATCGCGGACGCGAGCATGTAG
- the LOC122574238 gene encoding mitochondrial tRNA-specific 2-thiouridylase 1 isoform X3: protein MRLEFVRLRRTMKMHNGYLTEQYENGYTPNPDILCNKYIKFDHFFNFARTKLQADAIATGHYVRTSFGSYLEHFKTDTNVSLFQARDPGKDQTFFLCQVPQQALRYSMFPLGEYLKKDVKQIAQKAGLDKVALKRESRGICFVGKRNFQNFISEYISDKPGDFVDLDDGRVVGKHMGFHHWTIGQNIKISGLPAAYYVYKKDINTNNIIVVKGTHNSALYSEFIITGTPYWISSEPEFNSFSRLLNCDLRFQHRDPLVSCTVHKNLKNQLIIQLSQPLRALTEGQFITLYNGEECLGSAVISYCGPSYYSLNQEVKMDHYRRNTETQKQIADASM from the exons ATGAGACTGGAATTTGTCAGACTGAGGAGGACTATGAAGATGCACAATGG CTATTTAACAGAACAATATGAGAATGGATATACACCAAATCCTGATATTTTGTGTAACAAGTACATCAAATTCGATCATTTCTTCAACTTTGCACGTACTAAACTTCAGGCTGATGCTATTGCAACTGGACACTATGTCAGAACTAGTTTTGGTTCTTACCTTGAACATTTTAAGACAGatacaa ATGTCAGCTTATTTCAAGCTCGAGATCCAGGAAAAgatcaaacatttttcttgtGCCAAGTACCTCAACAAGCATTAAGATACTCCATGTTTCCCCTTGgagaatatttgaagaaagacGTTAAACAAATTGCTCAGAAAGCTGGATTGGATAAAGTTGCTCTAAAAAGAGAAAGCAGAGGGATATGTTTTGTgggaaaacgaaattttcaaaatttcatatccGAG tacATATCTGACAAACCTGGAGACTTTGTAGACTTGGATGATGGTCGGGTAGTGGGAAAGCATATGGGCTTTCATCATTGGACCATAgggcaaaatataaaaattagtgGTTTACCAGCTGCATACTATGTGTATAAGAAAGATATTAACACAAATAACATCATTGTA gTAAAAGGAACACACAATTCAGCGCTATATtcagaatttataataacagGAACTCCGTATTGGATATCATCAGAGCCAGAATTTAATAGTTTCTCTAGACTATTAAATTGCGATTTGCGCTTTCAACATAGAGATCCCTTGGTATCTTGCAcagttcataaaaatttaaagaatcaGTTAATAATACAGCTTAGTCAACCATTAAGAGCACTTACAGAGGGACAG tttatCACCTTATATAATGGAGAAGAGTGTCTAGGTAGCGCTGTAATCTCATATTGTGGTCCATCGTACTATAGTTTAAACCAAGAAGTAAAAATGGATCATTATCGAAGAAACACCGAGACACAAAAACAGATCGCGGACGCGAGCATGTAG